The following coding sequences are from one Leclercia sp. AS011 window:
- the epmB gene encoding EF-P beta-lysylation protein EpmB, with translation MAHIVTLNTPSREEWLLQLADVITSPDELLRLLELDADEKLLAGRDAKRLFALRVPRAFVARMEKGNPDDPLLKQVLTSQDEFIVAPGFSTDPLEEQNSVVPGLLHKYRNRALLLVKGGCAVNCRYCFRRHFPYSDNQGNKRNWQTALDYIASHSELDEIIFSGGDPLMAKDHELDWLITQLEAIPHIKRLRIHSRLPIVIPARITESLVARFARSSLQILLVNHINHSNEIDASFSEAMAALRRAGVTLLNQSVLLRGVNDQARILADLSNALFDAGVMPYYLHVLDRVQGAAHFMVSDEEARQIMRELLTLVSGYMVPKLAREIGGQPSKTPLDLGLQQR, from the coding sequence ATGGCGCATATTGTAACCCTAAACACCCCATCCAGAGAAGAATGGTTATTGCAACTTGCCGATGTAATCACCAGCCCGGATGAACTCCTGCGTCTTTTAGAGCTAGATGCAGATGAAAAACTCCTCGCAGGACGTGATGCGAAACGCCTGTTTGCGCTGCGTGTGCCGCGTGCATTTGTCGCGCGTATGGAGAAAGGCAACCCTGACGATCCACTGTTAAAACAGGTCCTTACCTCGCAGGACGAGTTTATCGTTGCCCCTGGTTTCAGTACCGATCCCCTTGAAGAGCAGAACAGCGTCGTGCCTGGTTTACTGCATAAGTATCGCAACCGGGCGTTACTGCTGGTGAAGGGGGGATGCGCCGTAAATTGTCGCTACTGCTTCCGACGCCACTTCCCCTACTCTGACAATCAGGGGAATAAGCGTAACTGGCAGACGGCGCTCGACTACATTGCCTCCCATTCTGAGCTGGATGAAATCATCTTTTCTGGCGGCGATCCGTTGATGGCGAAAGATCACGAACTGGACTGGCTCATCACCCAGCTGGAAGCGATCCCGCATATTAAACGGCTGCGGATCCATAGCCGTTTACCGATTGTTATTCCCGCGCGTATTACCGAATCCCTGGTGGCGCGTTTCGCCCGCTCATCGCTGCAAATATTACTCGTTAATCATATTAACCACAGCAATGAGATTGACGCGTCGTTCTCTGAAGCCATGGCTGCGTTACGCAGAGCAGGCGTCACTCTGCTCAATCAGAGTGTACTATTACGCGGCGTCAACGATCAGGCTCGTATCTTAGCCGATTTGAGCAATGCACTGTTTGATGCTGGCGTTATGCCCTACTACTTGCATGTGTTAGATCGCGTACAAGGTGCTGCGCATTTTATGGTCAGCGACGAAGAAGCACGCCAGATTATGCGTGAATTATTGACTCTGGTTTCTGGTTACATGGTGCCGAAACTGGCACGCGAGATTGGTGGTCAGCCGAGCAAAACGCCTTTGGATTTAGGCCTACAGCAGCGGTAA
- a CDS encoding winged helix-turn-helix domain-containing protein encodes MLYNIYMIDDKIIFKVNENILEPVAESGERIILNSPTARCLQLLLESNKEIVSREKFLEVVWRSRGIVVSENTFYQNISLLRKSLKSAGLTKDIITTVRRKGFRLSSDTAVVVVSDSEVINSDQQVNSDAKMEVVIPEVAGNNQPELAELAVKKKRAVFFGAPVWLVLLIIVLIGLEIASIITRHFI; translated from the coding sequence ATGCTATATAATATCTATATGATTGATGATAAGATCATTTTTAAGGTGAATGAGAATATCTTAGAGCCCGTAGCTGAAAGTGGCGAGCGCATCATCCTTAATTCACCTACTGCCCGTTGTTTACAACTGTTGCTCGAAAGTAACAAAGAGATTGTCTCACGCGAGAAATTTTTGGAGGTAGTGTGGCGGTCCCGGGGAATTGTTGTTTCCGAGAACACGTTTTATCAGAATATCTCTTTACTGAGAAAATCCCTCAAATCCGCTGGCTTGACGAAAGATATCATCACAACAGTCCGACGGAAGGGGTTCCGGCTTTCCTCTGATACAGCGGTTGTAGTAGTGTCAGATAGTGAAGTAATTAATTCTGATCAGCAGGTTAATAGTGATGCAAAAATGGAGGTTGTGATTCCAGAAGTCGCTGGGAATAATCAACCAGAGCTGGCAGAATTAGCGGTTAAGAAAAAGCGAGCTGTTTTTTTTGGTGCACCTGTTTGGCTCGTTCTGTTAATTATTGTATTAATTGGGCTCGAAATCGCGTCTATAATTACCAGGCATTTCATTTAG